The Drosophila innubila isolate TH190305 chromosome 2L unlocalized genomic scaffold, UK_Dinn_1.0 4_B_2L, whole genome shotgun sequence genome segment ttaatttgttaaatcaaataaaactaaaaacgtaaataaaacttagatatgggcaaaaaaaaacaagaataaaGTTCAAATTTCTAAAAGTTCTCTTTATATCTAAGTAGCAATCATTCTGAACTATATTTAGTgaaatatatatcttaaatttgaaaaacgcAAAACTCTGTGAAACTTGCAAgacttttttaatacattttttttttaatttaattttgacaaatgtAAGTTAATTTTCCAggttattgaatttaaaaaccatttctagattcatttttaatagcaTTCATATGACACGTTGcgtttatcaaattttcttatGGTATTATTGtgaattaatatatgtattatttaatttaaaaaaaaaacatatttatgtatattgaaatgttttctttgcattttgattaGATTTTTGATGCTGCAAAAGGGATTTAcgtttaagaaaataaataaaaaatatatgaaagttctaataaattaaatagtctgtattttgcttaaatatttaattaaaaaagtttaagtagtgatgtaaaaatacatcgaaatatcgacagctCGATATCTGCGGAAGCGATTTTCGAGTAATTTAACtcgattattttatttgatgatctatcgagttgattaagtCGATTTCCtagaaaaatcgacaactcattGGGGCTTGTTCATCGAAGCTAATTTTTCAGTATTAAGATTAGACGTTAAGTTTTTGATTAACGAACGTAATAattgacataaaaaaaatgacaatacGCTTTGTTATTAcagttaattttgtttgaGAAAACGCAAGATTTGCAActtaatcaattatttttcgaTACATCGACCACCCGatactttgttttttcaattttctatttcgatataaaacttgATCCAAAGATtgaatttacatcactaaGTTTGAGTCACAAGTTGcgatttaagaataaattttaagttgaaatttcAGTGgagttttctaatatttttctgaaattCGAACTTACCTATCTGTAAAGATCTTCTTGAGCGGCGGTGGCGAGTAGACGCTCCAGTTGCTTACGCCGGGATTATTGTCGTCCAGCTCGAACTTGCGCTTGACGGGACCCAGCGACGAGGGACGCATTGCAATGGGAGACATGGAGCGGCGCGAGGTGAATGTGCGACGTGTCGGCGAGGGGGAGTAGGGCAGACGCATGCCCGCCCTGTTGCTggtgggactgggactggagCAGCTggtgctgttgccgctgctgctgcctacTTGGGGCAGCACCACTTGCAGCGGATTGGAGAACTCATCCGATTTACAGGACCAGTTCTCGGCCACCAAGGTGAGATCTTCCCAGCTCTGTGAGATTTGGATCTCGCGATGCACCTCCCGCTCATGATTCACCTCGCGGCTGTTCAGATCCGCGCACTCCTCCTGACGCAGCTGCGACACGCGAGGCGTCAGACACAACGCCGATCCCGCCGCTGTCGCTGCGCCCGCCGCACCGCCAAGTCCGGGACTATAGCTGGCAGAGTAGCGTCGCGCTCGTGGCGTAAACAGATTAAACATGGGAGCTGGTGAAACTTCCCTGGAACTTGGCTGCGATcttatgtgtatatttttgcCAAAGCAATCgattctgctgctgctgctagaGTCAcaacgctgttgttgttgctgtgcttgTTGCTCCTTCTTCTTTGGTGTCTGCTCATGCTCCCGGgccgcagctgctgccgctgcggcGGCGCGCGTTGTCATCGGCGTCGCTTTGCCCGGCAGCGTGCGTATTATGGGAACGCTGAGGCAGCGTTTTAATGTCTTGGAGCTGCCGCCGGCGCTGGGCGGCTCTAAAGTATCCATAGGCACAGACTCTtctgtcgctgtcgacgtcgcccTCGCTGCTTCTCCCTCTGTTGACGTCTTACTCGACTGATCAtcgttgctgccgctgctgctgctgctactgctgctggcGTTCGTATCCATTGAATtgtttctataaataaaaactatgtatttactatttattttcgCTGTGggtatttttatgttttgtggGTTTCAATTTGTATAGTGTCAActcgcacatacacacacacacccacattctcactagaacaacaacaacagcgcacACACATTTCGTTCTTgctcgctcacacacacatacacgcttACTCAGCTGGCGCTG includes the following:
- the LOC117781652 gene encoding serine-rich adhesin for platelets is translated as MDTNASSSSSSSSGSNDDQSSKTSTEGEAARATSTATEESVPMDTLEPPSAGGSSKTLKRCLSVPIIRTLPGKATPMTTRAAAAAAAAAREHEQTPKKKEQQAQQQQQRCDSSSSSRIDCFGKNIHIRSQPSSREVSPAPMFNLFTPRARRYSASYSPGLGGAAGAATAAGSALCLTPRVSQLRQEECADLNSREVNHEREVHREIQISQSWEDLTLVAENWSCKSDEFSNPLQVVLPQVGSSSGNSTSCSSPSPTSNRAGMRLPYSPSPTRRTFTSRRSMSPIAMRPSSLGPVKRKFELDDNNPGVSNWSVYSPPPLKKIFTDSRGSSPVCQSPSSVCPSPDSGTYDGRITPKLFISKLCTNNNAAGNNSSGCPSPVSASPSSVLTGNGLDAMCLAGNSQSQSIDEGISIPESEPNTCRSRTSSILSTASSSSALGGPQLLVNDMVDDATLMDDAKSETSSIGGCSTISIESSSCDSGAKTAATFLNRLAVDDGAASPLAQKSFYINKQGFSGAKKFIVNHEKLGTSMESSKPSKLDVQQKL